The Streptomyces sp. NBC_01275 genome has a segment encoding these proteins:
- a CDS encoding NADPH-dependent F420 reductase: MTKTLGLIGAGNIGSALARLAVAAGLNVVLSNSRGPETLADLVADLGEQARAATPAEAAQAGDLVVATVPLNTYAQLPAAALAGKTVIDTMNYYPERDDRIAELDAGEQTSSALVQRHLTDSQVVKAFNSIDFVRLFSSARPADADDRSALPIAGDDKAAKSQVAELLDALGYDAVDMGTLADSWRSEPGTPVYVQPYLSARPEGLTQEETGRWFFEVPGVPVPADKVRELTATAVRRSAGDARATLA; this comes from the coding sequence GTGACCAAGACCCTCGGCCTCATCGGCGCCGGCAACATCGGCAGCGCGTTGGCCCGACTGGCGGTCGCCGCCGGCCTCAATGTCGTGCTGAGCAACTCCCGCGGCCCGGAGACCCTCGCCGATCTCGTCGCCGACCTCGGCGAACAGGCGCGCGCGGCCACCCCCGCCGAGGCCGCGCAGGCCGGCGACCTGGTGGTGGCGACCGTCCCGCTGAACACCTACGCGCAGCTGCCCGCCGCCGCCCTGGCCGGCAAGACCGTCATCGACACCATGAACTACTACCCCGAGCGCGACGACCGGATCGCCGAGCTCGACGCCGGCGAGCAGACCTCCAGCGCACTGGTCCAGCGCCATCTGACCGACTCCCAGGTGGTCAAGGCCTTCAACAGCATCGACTTCGTGCGCCTGTTCAGCTCCGCCCGACCCGCCGACGCCGACGATCGCAGCGCCCTGCCCATCGCCGGTGACGACAAGGCCGCCAAGTCCCAGGTGGCCGAACTGCTGGACGCGCTGGGCTACGACGCCGTGGACATGGGCACTCTCGCCGACAGCTGGCGCAGCGAGCCGGGCACCCCCGTCTACGTCCAGCCGTACCTGTCGGCGCGGCCCGAGGGGCTGACCCAGGAGGAGACAGGGCGCTGGTTCTTCGAGGTCCCGGGCGTCCCGGTGCCCGCCGACAAGGTGAGGGAACTGACCGCCACCGCCGTCCGGCGTTCCGCGGGCGACGCCCGCGCGACCCTCGCCTAG
- a CDS encoding NAD(P)H-binding protein — translation MTFLLLGATGATGALFVERATAAGHEVLAFVRDASKITPAERLTPRKEIDP, via the coding sequence ATGACATTCCTCCTCCTTGGCGCCACCGGAGCCACCGGCGCCCTGTTCGTGGAACGGGCCACCGCCGCCGGACACGAGGTGCTCGCCTTCGTCCGCGACGCCTCCAAGATCACCCCGGCCGAGAGGCTGACACCCCGCAAGGAGATCGACCCGTGA
- a CDS encoding pirin family protein, whose amino-acid sequence MSNLDRAPVPSVCGGRGFVVAEPVRELLSPRRVKLGGSTEVRRLLPNLGRRMIGAWAFVDHYGPDDIADEPGMQVPPHPHMGLQTVSWLHEGEVLHRDSTGSLQTIRPRELGLMTSGRAISHSEESPKAHARLLHGAQLWVALPDAHRHTDPAFEHHADLPTVTAPGLTATVLLGGLDGSTSPGSAYTPIVGADLALARGADVRLPLDPDFEYGVLSMSGEVHVDGVPVLPGSMLYLGCGRTELPLRAESDAGLMLLGGEPFEEELVMWWNFVGRSQEEIVQAREDWMKGARFGEVRGYDGDPLRAPELPPTPLKPRGRAR is encoded by the coding sequence ATGAGCAACCTTGACCGTGCGCCCGTACCGAGTGTGTGCGGCGGCCGTGGATTCGTCGTCGCCGAACCCGTCCGCGAGCTGCTGAGCCCCCGGCGCGTCAAGCTCGGCGGGTCGACCGAGGTGCGCCGACTGCTGCCGAACCTCGGCCGACGCATGATCGGCGCCTGGGCCTTCGTCGACCACTACGGCCCCGACGACATCGCCGACGAACCCGGCATGCAGGTCCCACCGCACCCCCATATGGGTCTGCAGACCGTCAGCTGGCTGCACGAGGGCGAAGTGCTGCACCGCGACTCGACCGGCAGTCTGCAGACCATCCGGCCCCGGGAGCTCGGGCTGATGACCTCCGGGCGCGCGATCAGCCACTCCGAGGAGAGCCCCAAGGCGCACGCCCGCCTCCTGCACGGCGCCCAACTCTGGGTCGCCCTGCCCGACGCCCACCGCCACACCGACCCCGCCTTCGAACACCACGCCGACCTGCCCACGGTCACCGCTCCCGGCCTCACGGCCACCGTGCTCCTGGGCGGCCTCGACGGCTCGACGTCACCCGGTTCGGCGTACACCCCGATCGTGGGCGCCGACCTCGCGCTCGCCCGCGGCGCCGACGTCCGGCTGCCGCTCGACCCCGACTTCGAGTACGGCGTGCTGTCGATGTCCGGCGAGGTGCACGTCGACGGAGTGCCCGTCCTGCCCGGCTCGATGCTCTACCTCGGCTGCGGCCGCACCGAGCTGCCCCTGCGCGCCGAGTCCGACGCGGGCCTGATGCTCCTCGGCGGCGAGCCGTTCGAGGAGGAGCTCGTCATGTGGTGGAACTTCGTCGGCCGGTCCCAGGAAGAGATCGTCCAGGCGCGCGAGGACTGGATGAAGGGGGCACGTTTCGGCGAGGTGAGGGGCTACGACGGGGATCCGCTGCGCGCACCGGAACTGCCGCCCACGCCGCTGAAACCACGGGGAAGGGCCCGCTGA
- a CDS encoding ATP-binding protein, giving the protein MSSPAQFRSHESVRDSPRTAVLPLAGSREGFAQARDFTHRVLDGWSLDHCSDDAVMVVTELAANAVLHALPDPEADDFDVRLRLSLRRSHLVCAVTDPSDDPPLYPHDGDPLLEHGRGLHIVEALSEHWGWTRRSPMGKTVWAMLPTRLHP; this is encoded by the coding sequence GTGTCATCACCTGCGCAGTTCCGGAGCCACGAGTCCGTCCGTGACTCGCCCAGAACCGCCGTGCTGCCGCTCGCGGGCAGCCGGGAGGGATTCGCGCAGGCGCGGGACTTCACCCACCGCGTGCTCGACGGCTGGTCCCTGGACCACTGCTCGGACGACGCGGTCATGGTCGTCACCGAACTGGCCGCCAACGCCGTCCTGCACGCGCTCCCGGACCCCGAGGCCGACGACTTCGACGTACGCCTCAGGCTCAGCCTGCGCCGCTCGCACCTGGTGTGCGCCGTCACCGACCCCAGCGACGACCCGCCCCTCTACCCGCACGACGGCGATCCCCTGCTGGAGCACGGCCGCGGACTGCACATCGTCGAAGCCCTCTCGGAGCACTGGGGCTGGACCCGCCGCTCCCCCATGGGCAAGACCGTCTGGGCCATGCTCCCGACCCGTCTCCACCCCTGA
- a CDS encoding DUF397 domain-containing protein codes for MSSVPNGVQASALDVRWMKSSHSSAQGNCVEVAALDGGDVALRNSRDPHGPALVYTPAELAAFVAGAKDGEFDHLL; via the coding sequence ATGTCGTCAGTGCCGAACGGGGTACAGGCCAGCGCGCTGGACGTCCGCTGGATGAAGAGCAGCCACAGCAGCGCCCAGGGCAACTGCGTGGAGGTCGCGGCTCTGGACGGGGGAGACGTCGCCCTGCGCAACTCCCGTGATCCCCATGGGCCCGCGCTGGTCTACACGCCGGCCGAGCTGGCCGCGTTCGTCGCCGGGGCGAAGGACGGGGAGTTCGACCACCTGCTGTGA
- a CDS encoding helix-turn-helix transcriptional regulator translates to MPFESPRVSRLEPYLNRAEPAPTLLKMLVGVQLAGIREDVGLSQDQAARAVGFSPAKLSRIEAGKGRRPPTEADVRALLEQYGTDAYEASVLLQLLRRAGEPGWWQRYDKRLMPEWFDRFVGLQEAAIAIRTFEIQYVPGLLQTPAYTRAVVERGLPSAPTREVERRVELRTRRAELLRRADAPQVWAILDESVLLRVLGSPEVMREQLAHLVAVARLPHVTVQVVPLDLTHASAPTIPVTYLRFGGTDLPDVVYLEQITSATFLEDQDETEEYRIALDRLADEALNPRESLALLEQTAERRYAAP, encoded by the coding sequence ATGCCTTTCGAGTCACCTCGCGTCTCCCGCCTCGAACCGTATCTGAATCGGGCCGAGCCCGCCCCGACCTTGCTGAAAATGCTGGTCGGCGTGCAGCTGGCGGGTATCCGGGAGGACGTCGGCCTCTCACAGGACCAGGCAGCGCGCGCCGTCGGATTCAGCCCGGCGAAGCTGTCGCGCATAGAGGCGGGCAAGGGGCGTCGGCCGCCCACCGAGGCCGACGTCCGTGCGCTCCTGGAGCAGTACGGGACCGACGCCTACGAGGCCTCCGTGCTGCTGCAGTTGCTGCGGCGCGCGGGCGAGCCGGGCTGGTGGCAGCGGTACGACAAGCGGCTGATGCCCGAGTGGTTCGACCGGTTCGTCGGACTCCAGGAGGCGGCCATCGCGATCCGTACCTTCGAGATCCAGTACGTGCCGGGGCTGTTGCAGACCCCCGCGTACACACGGGCGGTGGTGGAGCGCGGGCTGCCGTCGGCCCCGACCCGCGAGGTCGAGCGCCGTGTGGAGCTGCGGACGCGGCGAGCCGAGCTGCTGCGCCGCGCGGACGCCCCGCAGGTGTGGGCGATCCTCGACGAGTCGGTGCTGCTGCGCGTCCTGGGCAGCCCCGAGGTGATGCGGGAGCAGCTCGCGCATCTGGTGGCGGTGGCCCGGCTGCCCCATGTGACCGTCCAGGTCGTCCCGTTGGACCTGACGCATGCCTCCGCGCCGACCATCCCCGTCACCTATCTGCGCTTCGGCGGCACCGATCTGCCCGACGTCGTCTATCTGGAGCAGATCACGAGCGCCACGTTCCTGGAGGACCAGGACGAGACGGAGGAGTACCGGATCGCCCTGGACCGGCTGGCCGACGAGGCCCTCAACCCGCGGGAGTCCCTGGCGCTGCTGGAGCAGACGGCGGAGCGGCGCTACGCCGCTCCGTGA
- a CDS encoding SAM-dependent methyltransferase encodes MQPGKQLSTSIDATVPTAARMYDHYLGGKDNYAADRAACEELDKVVPSTRALALNNRRFLQRIVRTLTQEYGIRQYLDHGSGLPTQDNVHQVAQRIDPTTHVVYVDNDPMVLVHGRALLEQDERTTVIHADMRETEAIFTNEDTTRLIDFSQPVAVLFNSVFHCIPDSDTDGPQAVVRRVAERLAPGSYLVMCQLVSEDPEVRKFVTDFMDQATQGHWGRVRQEKDVAALFEGMDILDPGLVEVSTWRPDNEVAPRQLTQEWIEFGGVGRLRP; translated from the coding sequence ATGCAGCCTGGCAAGCAGCTGTCCACGTCGATCGATGCCACGGTGCCGACCGCCGCGCGCATGTACGACCACTACCTGGGCGGCAAGGACAACTACGCGGCCGACCGCGCCGCCTGCGAGGAGCTCGACAAGGTCGTCCCCAGCACCCGCGCCCTTGCGCTGAACAACCGGCGCTTCCTCCAGCGCATCGTGCGGACCCTGACCCAGGAGTACGGGATCCGGCAGTACCTCGACCACGGCTCCGGCCTGCCCACCCAGGACAACGTCCACCAGGTCGCCCAGCGCATCGACCCGACGACGCACGTCGTCTACGTCGACAACGACCCGATGGTCCTCGTCCACGGCCGGGCCCTGCTGGAGCAGGACGAGCGCACCACCGTCATCCACGCCGACATGCGCGAGACCGAGGCCATCTTCACCAACGAGGACACCACCCGGCTGATCGACTTCTCGCAGCCGGTGGCCGTGCTGTTCAACTCGGTCTTCCACTGCATCCCCGACAGCGACACCGACGGTCCGCAGGCCGTCGTCCGCCGGGTGGCCGAACGGCTGGCGCCCGGCAGCTATCTGGTGATGTGTCAGCTCGTCAGCGAGGACCCCGAGGTCCGCAAGTTCGTCACCGACTTCATGGACCAGGCCACCCAGGGGCACTGGGGCCGGGTGCGCCAGGAGAAGGACGTCGCCGCGCTGTTCGAAGGCATGGACATCCTCGACCCCGGGCTGGTGGAGGTCTCCACCTGGCGCCCCGACAACGAGGTGGCTCCGCGCCAACTCACCCAGGAGTGGATCGAGTTCGGCGGTGTGGGCCGCCTGCGCCCGTAG
- a CDS encoding transcriptional regulator, with translation MDSRDSGDSRGARDAERDAILRALGPVVAGIAATFGPVCEVVLHDYRRPEKSVVAVAGAVTGRTVGGAMSEIGLRVLARGDTADDELNYVTRIGDGRLVKSSTMLLRDSAAAVFGALCVNVDVTEVTRAQSLLAALAGAGGTPTGTPEGVLGKAPVTTFGDDIDSVVDALLDAHLARQEQTWAGLDRTRRLALFRSLDEHGVFAVRRAIEQVAARLGVSRASAYSYLSQARASTDPTAADTSQGARP, from the coding sequence ATGGATTCACGTGATTCGGGGGACTCCCGGGGTGCCCGGGATGCTGAGCGGGACGCGATCCTGCGGGCGCTGGGGCCTGTCGTCGCCGGGATCGCGGCGACGTTCGGGCCGGTGTGCGAGGTGGTGCTGCACGACTACCGGCGACCGGAGAAGTCGGTCGTCGCCGTCGCGGGGGCGGTGACGGGGCGCACGGTCGGCGGCGCGATGAGCGAGATCGGCCTGCGGGTGCTGGCCCGTGGAGACACCGCCGACGACGAGCTGAACTACGTCACCCGGATCGGCGACGGGCGGCTGGTGAAGTCGTCGACGATGCTGCTGCGCGACTCCGCCGCCGCGGTCTTCGGCGCGCTGTGCGTCAACGTGGACGTCACCGAGGTCACCCGCGCGCAGAGCCTGCTCGCCGCGCTGGCCGGCGCCGGGGGGACGCCGACGGGAACACCGGAGGGAGTGCTGGGGAAGGCGCCGGTCACCACCTTCGGCGACGACATCGACTCCGTCGTCGACGCTCTCCTCGACGCCCATCTGGCGCGCCAGGAGCAGACCTGGGCCGGCCTCGACCGGACACGGCGCCTCGCGCTCTTCCGGAGCCTGGACGAACACGGGGTGTTCGCCGTGCGCCGCGCGATCGAGCAGGTCGCCGCCCGCCTCGGCGTCTCCCGCGCCTCCGCGTACAGCTATCTCTCCCAGGCCCGGGCCTCGACCGACCCGACCGCCGCCGACACCTCCCAGGGAGCACGCCCGTGA
- a CDS encoding threo-3-hydroxy-L-aspartate ammonia-lyase translates to MTTTPAPITLDDVRDAAARLKGVAHRTPVLRSRTLDALVGAEVLLKCENFQRVGAFKFRGAYNAASRLTPEQLSRGIAAYSSGNHAQAVALAARELGAAAVIVMPEDAPRSKRRATEAYGAEIVTYDRYGGDRVAIAEALAADRGLTLIPPYEHPHVMAGQGTAALELLEEAGELDVLLAPVGGGGLIAGSATAAKALHPGIRIVGVEPEAGDDTKRSLEAGRRIEIPVPRTIADGQALHIPGELTFSVNRRLVDEIALVSDDEIRAAMRFAFERLKIVVEPSGATPLAALLAGRVDSLPRRVGVIVSGGNVDADRFAELCGPATT, encoded by the coding sequence GTGACGACCACACCTGCGCCGATCACCCTCGACGACGTCCGTGACGCGGCCGCCCGGCTCAAGGGCGTCGCCCACCGCACGCCCGTCCTGCGCTCCCGCACCCTCGACGCGCTCGTCGGCGCCGAGGTGCTCCTCAAGTGCGAGAACTTCCAGCGGGTGGGCGCCTTCAAGTTCCGCGGCGCCTACAATGCGGCCTCCCGGCTCACCCCCGAGCAGCTGTCCCGCGGCATCGCCGCCTACTCCTCCGGCAACCACGCCCAGGCGGTGGCCCTCGCGGCCCGCGAGCTGGGCGCCGCCGCGGTGATCGTCATGCCCGAGGACGCCCCGCGCTCCAAGCGGCGGGCGACGGAGGCGTACGGCGCCGAGATCGTGACGTACGACCGCTACGGCGGCGACCGGGTGGCCATCGCCGAGGCTCTGGCCGCCGACCGGGGCCTGACGCTGATCCCGCCCTACGAACACCCGCACGTCATGGCGGGCCAGGGCACAGCGGCCCTCGAACTCCTGGAGGAGGCAGGGGAGTTGGACGTGTTGCTCGCGCCGGTCGGCGGCGGCGGGCTGATCGCCGGCAGCGCCACGGCGGCCAAGGCGCTGCACCCGGGGATCAGGATCGTCGGCGTCGAGCCGGAGGCCGGCGACGACACCAAGCGGTCGCTGGAGGCGGGCCGGCGGATCGAGATCCCGGTGCCGCGCACCATCGCCGACGGCCAGGCCCTGCACATTCCGGGGGAGCTGACCTTCTCCGTGAACCGCCGGCTCGTCGACGAGATCGCCCTGGTGTCCGACGACGAGATCCGCGCGGCCATGCGGTTCGCCTTCGAGCGTCTGAAGATCGTGGTGGAGCCGAGCGGTGCGACCCCGCTGGCCGCCCTGCTCGCCGGCCGGGTGGACTCCCTGCCCCGCCGCGTCGGCGTGATCGTCTCCGGCGGCAACGTCGACGCCGACCGTTTCGCCGAGCTCTGCGGTCCCGCAACGACCTGA
- a CDS encoding cupin domain-containing protein, which yields MLEVKTLDKPDERRDFPRGHLEAVHMTNLDFAVGTFEPGWRWSESVAPIAGTASCEIHHNGYIVSGRMHIRMDDGGEGELGPGDVFVCPAGHDAWVVGDEQCVVYDFAGSMAKEYAKAKEG from the coding sequence ATGCTGGAAGTGAAGACGCTCGACAAGCCGGACGAGCGGCGCGATTTCCCCCGCGGCCACCTCGAGGCCGTCCACATGACGAACCTCGATTTCGCCGTGGGCACCTTCGAGCCCGGCTGGCGCTGGTCCGAGTCGGTGGCCCCGATCGCGGGCACCGCCAGCTGCGAGATCCACCACAACGGCTACATCGTCTCGGGCCGCATGCACATCCGTATGGACGACGGCGGCGAGGGCGAACTGGGCCCCGGCGACGTCTTCGTGTGCCCGGCGGGACACGACGCGTGGGTCGTCGGCGACGAACAGTGCGTGGTCTACGACTTCGCCGGCTCGATGGCGAAGGAGTACGCCAAGGCGAAGGAGGGCTAG
- a CDS encoding VWA domain-containing protein — protein MTTPTTGTTGTTETTHKTDAADTAARLAGFVAALREHGVRVGTGETVDAAEAAAALGFADRGLLREGLAATLLHSTEQRRVFDAVYDLYFPRGVGAPLGEPGDRDELRDRLAAALAADDTAMLAQLAIEAVDGLGGYGSSPGSDGWSSHQTLERLRPQTLLAQVRDDLRARGGGSGFAGRLLEDEIRRRIEAFRALVAAESRRRVAERRGREEIARRAVAPTADRVDFLYAGKDRLAELRRTVQPLARKLATRLAARRRRAARGTIDLRRTLRGSLSTGGVPMKPVLRRRRPVRPELVLLCDVSGSVSGFSDFTMLLVQALHEQFAKVRVFAFVNRVDEVTALLEHGAADPAGLGARIQAEAALTGYHGSSDYGAALGEFTERYGTAVGPRTTVFVLGDARTNMGDPNLPALRRIARQARRVHWLNPEPLPQWGSGDSAAPEYAELVAMHECRNARQLGALVERLLPV, from the coding sequence ATGACCACCCCTACGACGGGTACGACGGGTACGACGGAAACGACGCACAAGACCGATGCGGCGGACACGGCGGCGCGGCTGGCCGGGTTCGTCGCGGCGCTGCGGGAGCACGGCGTGCGGGTCGGCACCGGCGAGACCGTCGACGCGGCCGAGGCCGCGGCGGCGCTGGGGTTCGCGGACCGCGGGCTGCTGCGCGAGGGGCTGGCCGCGACGCTGCTGCACTCGACGGAGCAGCGGCGGGTGTTCGACGCCGTCTACGACCTGTACTTCCCGCGCGGCGTCGGCGCCCCGCTGGGCGAGCCCGGCGACCGGGACGAGCTGCGCGACCGGCTCGCCGCCGCGCTCGCCGCCGACGACACCGCGATGCTGGCCCAGTTGGCGATCGAGGCGGTCGACGGCCTTGGCGGGTACGGGAGTTCACCGGGTTCGGACGGCTGGTCCTCGCACCAGACGCTCGAACGGCTTCGGCCGCAGACGCTGTTGGCGCAGGTCCGCGACGATCTGCGGGCGCGGGGCGGTGGGTCCGGATTCGCCGGCCGACTGCTGGAGGACGAGATCCGGCGACGGATCGAGGCCTTCCGGGCCCTGGTGGCGGCGGAGTCGCGCCGCCGGGTCGCCGAGCGGCGGGGGCGGGAGGAGATCGCCCGGCGGGCCGTGGCCCCGACCGCGGACCGGGTCGACTTCCTGTACGCCGGGAAGGACCGGCTGGCCGAACTACGGCGCACGGTGCAGCCGTTGGCACGCAAGCTGGCGACCCGGCTGGCCGCGCGCCGTCGTCGTGCCGCGCGCGGCACGATCGATCTGCGGCGCACTCTGCGCGGCTCCCTTTCCACGGGCGGAGTGCCGATGAAGCCGGTGCTCCGCCGGCGCCGTCCGGTACGGCCCGAACTGGTGCTGCTGTGCGATGTGTCGGGCTCGGTGTCCGGGTTCTCCGACTTCACGATGCTGCTGGTGCAGGCGTTGCACGAGCAGTTCGCCAAGGTACGCGTGTTCGCCTTCGTCAACCGCGTCGACGAGGTGACCGCCCTGCTCGAACACGGCGCGGCCGACCCGGCGGGCCTCGGCGCCCGCATCCAGGCGGAGGCCGCGCTGACCGGCTACCACGGCAGCAGCGACTACGGCGCGGCCCTGGGCGAGTTCACGGAGCGGTACGGCACGGCGGTCGGCCCGCGCACCACGGTCTTCGTGCTGGGCGACGCGCGGACGAACATGGGCGATCCGAACCTGCCGGCGCTGCGGCGGATCGCCCGACAGGCGCGTCGCGTCCACTGGTTGAACCCGGAGCCGCTCCCCCAGTGGGGCTCCGGCGACTCGGCCGCACCCGAGTACGCCGAGCTGGTCGCGATGCACGAGTGCCGCAACGCCCGCCAACTCGGCGCACTGGTGGAGCGGTTGCTCCCGGTCTGA
- a CDS encoding MoxR family ATPase, with product MFTSVDDVSARLAETGYLASPAVATTVFLADRLGKPLLVEGPAGVGKTELAKAVAQVARARLVRLQCYEGVDESRALYEWNHAKQLLRISAGRDETWDETRTDIFSEEFLLPRPLLTALRGDEPTVLLIDETDKADIEVEGLLLEVLSDFQVTVPELGTITATRRPFVVLTSNASRELSEALRRRCLFLHIGFPEEELERRIVRLKVPGIDAALAESVVRVVGALRAMDLRKAPSVAETIDWARTLLALGAHTLDETVVRDSLGVILKHQDDILKASTKLDLDAV from the coding sequence TTGTTCACGTCCGTCGACGATGTCTCCGCCCGGCTCGCCGAGACCGGGTACCTCGCCTCCCCCGCGGTCGCCACGACCGTGTTCCTCGCCGACCGTCTCGGCAAGCCGCTGCTCGTGGAGGGCCCGGCCGGGGTCGGCAAGACCGAGCTCGCCAAGGCCGTCGCCCAGGTGGCCCGGGCCCGGCTGGTACGGCTGCAGTGCTACGAGGGCGTCGACGAGTCCCGGGCGCTGTACGAGTGGAACCACGCCAAGCAGCTGCTGCGCATCAGCGCGGGCCGCGACGAGACCTGGGACGAGACCCGCACGGACATCTTCAGCGAGGAGTTCCTGCTCCCGCGCCCCCTGTTGACCGCCCTGCGCGGCGACGAGCCGACGGTGCTGCTGATCGACGAGACCGACAAGGCGGACATCGAGGTGGAGGGCCTGCTCCTGGAGGTGCTCAGCGACTTCCAGGTCACCGTCCCGGAGCTGGGCACGATCACCGCGACCCGCCGCCCCTTCGTCGTCCTCACCTCCAACGCGAGCCGTGAGCTGTCGGAGGCGCTGCGCCGGCGCTGTCTGTTCCTGCACATCGGCTTCCCCGAGGAGGAGTTGGAGCGGCGGATCGTCCGGCTCAAGGTGCCCGGGATCGACGCGGCGCTGGCCGAGTCGGTGGTCCGGGTGGTCGGGGCGCTGCGCGCGATGGACCTGCGCAAGGCTCCCTCGGTCGCCGAGACCATCGACTGGGCCCGCACCCTGCTCGCCCTGGGCGCCCACACCCTCGACGAGACCGTCGTACGAGACAGTCTGGGCGTGATCCTCAAGCACCAGGACGACATCCTGAAGGCGTCGACGAAGCTCGACCTGGACGCCGTATGA
- a CDS encoding NAD(P)H-binding protein produces MIVVTGATGNVGRELVRILATAGARVTATSRNISDAEVPDGVRQMRADLTDAESLRPVFDGADALFLHDGGAGAHLLRPRDVLDAAKASGIGRVVLLSSLGVVTRPESPSHGGVMRAVEDAVRESGLDWTILRPGSFHTNAYAWVEPVRAHRTAPAPFGDVGLPTVDPADIAEVAAVALREDGHVGAVYELTGPAPTTPRQRAAAIGEALGEPVRFVEQTREEAREQMLAFMPEPVVETSLAILGAPTPAEQRVSADVERVLGRAPRGFAEWARRNAAAYR; encoded by the coding sequence ATGATCGTGGTGACGGGGGCGACCGGTAACGTCGGCCGTGAGCTGGTCCGCATTCTCGCGACGGCCGGTGCGCGGGTGACCGCGACGTCCCGGAACATCTCGGACGCGGAGGTCCCGGACGGCGTACGGCAGATGCGCGCGGACCTCACCGACGCGGAGAGCCTGCGGCCGGTGTTCGACGGGGCCGACGCGCTGTTCCTCCACGACGGTGGGGCCGGCGCGCATCTGCTCAGGCCACGGGACGTTCTCGACGCGGCGAAGGCGAGCGGGATCGGCCGCGTGGTGCTGCTGTCCTCCCTGGGGGTGGTGACACGACCCGAGTCGCCGTCGCACGGGGGCGTGATGCGTGCCGTCGAGGACGCCGTGCGGGAGTCGGGCCTGGACTGGACGATCCTGCGGCCGGGCAGCTTCCACACCAACGCCTACGCCTGGGTGGAACCGGTGCGCGCCCACCGGACCGCCCCGGCCCCCTTCGGGGACGTCGGACTGCCCACCGTCGACCCGGCCGACATCGCCGAGGTCGCGGCCGTGGCGCTGCGGGAGGACGGACACGTCGGCGCCGTCTACGAGTTGACCGGGCCCGCGCCGACCACGCCCCGGCAGCGGGCCGCCGCGATCGGCGAGGCGCTGGGCGAGCCCGTCCGGTTCGTCGAGCAGACGCGGGAAGAAGCGCGTGAGCAGATGCTGGCGTTCATGCCGGAGCCTGTCGTCGAGACCTCGCTGGCCATCCTCGGCGCGCCGACGCCCGCCGAGCAGCGGGTCAGCGCCGACGTGGAGCGGGTGCTGGGCCGGGCGCCGCGCGGCTTCGCCGAGTGGGCGCGACGCAACGCGGCCGCCTATCGGTGA